One window of Drosophila willistoni isolate 14030-0811.24 unplaced genomic scaffold, UCI_dwil_1.1 Seg293, whole genome shotgun sequence genomic DNA carries:
- the LOC26530043 gene encoding uncharacterized protein LOC26530043 — translation MFSKVCFRNLGDDQGEKGVEEKILDLQQLAQEISVMHDELDQIQDRLHISVPRCPEILPVTCANEQWVQLYGSKQPDIKKLQLQTKHLEYQLNELRKCSQISRFRIERLENRHYGQKKSLFDLQNTYNWIRSKYLQMEQNHGKCLQRYRHNRTIFATWTEVHQAADELKSIYKKFLDQMYDKPTYCIQKKFILREINLLNSRCVGAIQVTLMNGKELEQRWRIPRDRCHQAHKQILKDNDTKSCKQPAKRDFSKNSRDVRINLISEVPFDWDRENRIEKLKHGSVAEMEVVKPLAPSSYEPLLFATNLEPSPLFLERNK, via the coding sequence ATGTTCTCTAAAGTATGTTTTCGCAATTTAGGAGACGACCAGGGAGAGAAGGGTGTGGAAGAGAAAATACTTGACTTGCAGCAATTGGCTCAAGAAATAAGCGTTATGCATGATGAGTTGGATCAAATTCAGGATAGATTACATATCAGTGTACCCCGTTGTCCGGAAATCCTACCAGTAACCTGTGCGAATGAGCAATGGGTTCAGTTATACGGTTCCAAGCAGCCAGATATAAAAAAACTTCAATTACAGACTAAGCATCTGGAATATCAACTGAATGAATTAAGAAAGTGTAGCCAAATATCGAGGTTTCGGATTGAGCGCCTGGAGAACCGGCATTATGGCCAGAAAAAATCATTGTTTGATTTACAGAATACGTACAATTGGATTCGATCCAAATATTTGCAAATGGAACAAAATCATGGCAAATGCCTTCAACGTTATCGTCATAATCGTACCATATTCGCCACCTGGACAGAGGTGCATCAGGCGGCTGATGAACTAAAGTCGATATATAAGAAATTTCTAGATCAAATGTACGACAAACCCACTTATTGTATACAAAAGAAGTTTATATTAAGGGAGATCAATTTGTTAAATTCACGATGTGTCGGGGCCATTCAAGTCACTCTGATGAATGGTAAGGAACTTGAGCAACGCTGGCGCATTCCCCGCGATCGCTGCCATCAAGCACACAAACAAATACTAAAGGATAATGACACCAAAAGTTGCAAACAGCCAGCGAAGAGAGATTTTTCAAAAAACTCTCGCGATGTCAGGATTAATCTTATTTCGGAAGTTCCTTTCGACTGGGATCGAGAGAACAGGATTGAAAAACTCAAGCATGGATCTGTCGCTGAAATGGAAGTCGTGAAGCCGCTAGCTCCAAGCAGCTATGAACCATTGCTATTCGCAACCAATCTGGAACCATCACCGTTGTTTCTTGAACGCAATAAGTGA